A genomic window from Gymnodinialimonas ceratoperidinii includes:
- a CDS encoding NAD(P)/FAD-dependent oxidoreductase has translation MTFPFHASLLQSGKPVSFGADLPEKVDLAIIGGGVLGVCTALFAARAGLSVLLLEKGRVAAEQSSRNWGWVRVQGRDVAEIPIALESQTHWQALDAELQGRLGLRQIGVTYLARSDKDMAGYEDWIARAQPHGVSSTTMGRAAVQELLGQPEGNWVGGLHTPTDLKAEPWVAVPELARLAQEAGALIREGCAVRALDFEAGRVTGVVTEAGRVQAGKVVLAGGSWSSLFLRRHGVTIPQLSVRSTVVATQPLPQVLATAAVDDRLAMRPRADGGYTLAPAAFGELFAGPDLMRHIHRYLPLALTGEFDVHLRPPAPKHYPDAFGTKRNWAEDARSPFEDLRILDPKPNARKVAEITRRFAEIYPQVGAVEPHAAWAGMIDVLPDVVPVVDHVKQLPGLIVATGMCGHGFGIGPAFGRILADMAQGKPVGHDLSRFSMGRFSDGSRLRPGPNL, from the coding sequence ATGACGTTTCCCTTCCACGCGAGCCTGCTCCAGTCGGGCAAGCCTGTCTCCTTCGGGGCTGACCTGCCCGAAAAGGTTGATCTGGCCATCATCGGCGGCGGGGTGCTTGGCGTCTGCACCGCGCTCTTTGCTGCGCGGGCCGGGCTCTCGGTGTTACTGCTGGAAAAGGGCCGCGTTGCGGCCGAACAATCGAGCCGCAACTGGGGATGGGTGCGCGTGCAGGGACGCGACGTGGCCGAGATCCCCATCGCGCTCGAATCGCAGACCCATTGGCAAGCGCTCGACGCCGAGCTTCAGGGCCGCCTTGGCCTGCGCCAGATCGGCGTCACCTACCTTGCGCGCAGCGACAAGGATATGGCCGGTTACGAGGACTGGATCGCGCGGGCGCAGCCCCATGGCGTCTCCTCCACCACGATGGGTCGCGCCGCCGTGCAGGAGCTTCTTGGCCAGCCCGAGGGCAATTGGGTCGGTGGGCTGCATACGCCGACCGACCTCAAGGCCGAGCCATGGGTCGCGGTGCCGGAACTGGCGCGGCTCGCGCAGGAGGCCGGCGCGCTGATCCGCGAAGGTTGCGCCGTGCGCGCGCTCGACTTCGAGGCCGGACGCGTCACCGGGGTTGTGACCGAAGCCGGCCGGGTGCAGGCGGGGAAGGTGGTGCTCGCCGGCGGGTCGTGGTCGTCTCTGTTCCTGCGCCGCCACGGTGTCACCATCCCGCAGCTCTCGGTGCGCTCGACAGTGGTGGCCACGCAGCCCCTGCCACAGGTTCTCGCGACGGCGGCCGTCGATGACCGGCTTGCCATGCGGCCCCGCGCTGATGGCGGCTATACGCTCGCGCCCGCCGCCTTCGGAGAGCTTTTCGCCGGCCCCGACCTGATGCGTCACATCCACCGGTACCTGCCCCTCGCTCTCACCGGGGAATTCGACGTGCACCTGCGCCCGCCGGCTCCGAAACACTACCCCGACGCCTTTGGCACCAAGCGAAACTGGGCCGAAGACGCACGTTCCCCGTTCGAGGATCTGCGCATCCTCGACCCCAAGCCGAACGCCCGGAAAGTCGCCGAGATCACGCGCCGTTTCGCTGAGATCTATCCTCAGGTCGGCGCGGTCGAGCCCCACGCCGCATGGGCCGGGATGATCGACGTGCTGCCCGACGTGGTGCCTGTGGTCGATCATGTGAAGCAACTGCCCGGGCTGATCGTGGCCACCGGCATGTGCGGCCACGGCTTCGGGATCGGGCCTGCATTCGGCCGCATCCTTGCCGACATGGCGCAGGGAAAGCCCGTTGGCCACGATCTCAGCCGCTTCTCCATGGGACGTTTCAGTGATGGCTCGCGCCTGCGCCCCGGACCAAATCTTTAA
- a CDS encoding M20 aminoacylase family protein, protein MPVKNRFAELLPEITEWRRDLHENPEILFDTHRTSGIVAEKLKEFGCDEVVTGLGRTGVVGVIKGKTNSSGKTLGLRADMDALPIFEDTGLEYASKTPGAMHACGHDGHTAMLLGAAKYLAETRNFDGTVAVIFQPAEEGGGGGKEMCDDGMMERFGIDEVYGMHNWPGRPVGSFGIRSGAFFAATDTFEVQFKGKGGHAAKPHETIDTTVMAAHAVIALQTIAARNADPVSQIVVSVTSLETESKAFNVIPETVTMRGTVRTMSTENRDLANERVPEICEGVAAMMGGRAEVNYIRGYPVMVNSEEQTEFAAEVARSVSGDCDDVPLVMGGEDFAFMLEERPGAYILVGNGDTAMVHHPKYNFNDEAIPAGCSWWAEIVEKRMPAA, encoded by the coding sequence ATGCCAGTTAAGAACCGCTTTGCAGAATTGCTGCCCGAGATCACCGAGTGGCGCCGCGACCTGCACGAAAACCCCGAGATCCTCTTCGACACGCACCGGACCTCGGGCATCGTGGCCGAGAAGCTGAAGGAATTCGGCTGTGACGAGGTGGTGACGGGCCTGGGCCGCACCGGCGTCGTGGGCGTCATCAAGGGCAAGACCAACAGCTCGGGCAAGACCCTTGGCCTGCGCGCCGACATGGACGCGCTGCCGATCTTCGAGGACACCGGGTTGGAATATGCCTCCAAAACCCCCGGCGCGATGCATGCCTGTGGCCACGACGGCCACACCGCGATGCTGCTCGGCGCGGCCAAATATCTGGCCGAGACCCGCAATTTCGACGGCACCGTGGCGGTAATCTTCCAGCCTGCCGAGGAAGGCGGCGGCGGCGGCAAGGAGATGTGTGACGACGGCATGATGGAGCGGTTCGGCATCGACGAGGTCTATGGCATGCACAACTGGCCGGGCCGCCCCGTGGGCTCCTTCGGCATCCGCTCGGGCGCCTTTTTCGCGGCTACCGATACGTTCGAGGTCCAGTTCAAGGGCAAGGGCGGTCACGCCGCCAAGCCGCATGAGACCATCGACACCACTGTCATGGCAGCCCACGCGGTCATCGCGCTGCAGACGATCGCCGCGCGCAATGCCGACCCGGTGAGCCAGATCGTCGTCTCCGTCACCTCGCTGGAGACCGAGTCGAAGGCCTTCAACGTGATCCCCGAGACCGTCACCATGCGCGGCACCGTGCGCACCATGTCGACCGAGAACCGCGACCTCGCCAACGAACGCGTGCCGGAAATCTGCGAAGGCGTCGCCGCGATGATGGGCGGCCGCGCCGAAGTGAACTACATCCGCGGCTACCCGGTGATGGTGAACTCCGAAGAACAGACCGAATTCGCCGCCGAGGTCGCCCGCAGCGTCTCGGGCGATTGCGATGACGTGCCCTTGGTCATGGGCGGCGAGGACTTCGCCTTCATGCTCGAGGAACGCCCCGGCGCCTACATCCTCGTCGGCAACGGCGACACGGCCATGGTCCACCACCCGAAATACAATTTCAACGACGAGGCGATCCCTGCGGGTTGCAGCTGGTGGGCGGAGATTGTCGAGAAGCGGATGCCGGCGGCGTGA